The segment AAAACATACTGTTTCAAGAAGATCATATTTAACACAAAGTCCATACTCATGTTTTCCTGTTGTATATAATGATTGATAAAGTTCAGTATGTCCAATTCTAAGACCAGATATAATGCTGTGTTAGATCGAGTCCCCACGTCAAGATAAAAAAAGATCCAGCCCCGGACACCAGATCTTGTCAGGAAATATCAGTTTTTCCGGTAACAGAACAACTAGTCGCAGCGCTGTCTGTACCCAAACTCTGTTAACAGCAAGTCTTGTCTGGTATCCAAAATACCCAAAACGAGTGTTAAAAACAGTTCTCTGTCAATCAAGTAGTTGACTGATGAAGGCCAGAAAAGAGCAGAAGCAGGAGACGAAGTGATGATGGTAAAAAGGTAGAACAGAGTTTATTGAACAATCTTAGTTGCGTATGTCTCAATGTTCAGACTTCGTCTGAGGAACACAGTTTAGCAAACAATGATATATCAAACTGACTGATTCATGACAACATCCCATTAAACCTTGGGTTTCCGTAAACATCTCCTCTTATCTATTTCTCGTTCATGCAGACCAAACAACTCATGAAACCCCACAATCATAAAACTGAACAATAATGAAAATGCATATGCAAAGAAATATAAGTACAATAAATTGATAAATGATTAGAAATAATAAATGATAACCAAATAATCAAatgataaattataaaaatgatcaattaataaacaatcaaataatacattatataaatgactaatgattataaaatgattattaataattatgtaaattaatgattataaatgaattaaaacatacaaatcaaaacaaaaacataaacagtCTGCATGTGAGGATCAAAGGATCCTTCAGCTGTCTTCCTGtcaattcataatttttttttttattatataaatgttgTCCTTTATTCTCACCATCAATTTACTTTTCCACACATATATAGCCCTTTTATTTCTTATGTACTCATCTGAACATAAAACTCTATTTCTGGCtattttaaagttgttttttttctcacTATTTGATCTACCACTTAATTTCCTTCTAAGATGTCTGATAAAATGTCTAGTTGAAGATTTAAAACTAGAAGCTGAATATTAACTACAGACATTGGGAATAACCACAGCACATTTACTTAATCCAATTTGATGAGCCTCATTATTTGCTTTCTATCTAAAACTATTTAGATTTACATTCAGTTTTCTAAGACTCTTTTAACTGGGTGTATTTCTGAATGTCATTTTACAGTACCCCAATGCACCAGTTTCAGCTTCAAcctaaaaaaatacatacaatgtCAAAACCCAAATTTCTAAACCTATTTTTAAATGCTGAAGTGTAAATAAATTAGTTTTATCTCTCGTCTCATTAGATTAGATGGAGAGGGTGGGGTTTGTGACCTATACTGATTGCAGTCTCCTGGGGGCGATCGAGACACTCTTTCTTCATCTTCAGCGCTCGTGAGGATCACTCGATGTGCGCATGCGCGAGTTAGAGAGCGGAgctgcgtgagagagagagatgtccgGTGAGTCCTCTTTTTCTTCTCTATTATTTGCTTTTTGCCGTCCTGCATTTCTTCATTTGTGTAATTAGGTTTGAGTGTAGCAGGAATTTGAGGTAAATATCTGCTTCACGTATGATTAActgtgtaattttatttatttataacattCAGTGAAGAGAGGAGCCTTTTACTTGAACAAATGTCCTCCATTCAACCGGCAAAAACAATCGTTGTGTCTAATGATTATTTGATTACGGAGTTGTTTGGGACCAATAGTTTCACAAATGAAGTCTTTCTATGAACTGGGTAgcctactttttatttttttttttactttttttgtaatagCAAACATCTTGAGAGGTGTTGAATAATCTCAATGAAGCAGCAAATAATAAGAGACTTTCTATGAACTGggtactttttttcttttaacaaaatgtatgtcaagtcaagtcacctttatttatataggactattaacaatacagattgtgtcaaagcagatttacagtattaaataggaaaatagtgAGTCCATAATACAAAAAGTATGATAATTGTGTAGTTTAAACAGTATTAAACATTTAATAGTCTAATTTTAAGATCAATCTTTTGTATGATAATTGCCTACTTTCTGCTGTTACATCAAGTTCACGGTtctctcttttattttttaacgagtttctgaaaattaaatgtttttatttttatttcagagttcATTGATGAAAATGAGGAGAATGGAGAAATGAGTGAAGCTGATGATAGAAATCGTGTCAAAATGAGTCGCTCTGAAACCAAAcacaaagatttaaagaaaagcagAGCAAAGAAATctgtcacctgcactcagtgtggaaagagtttgaccAAACATCTTGAGcgtcacatgaggattcacactggagagaaaccgttcacatgtgatcagtgcgggaagagtttctcacgatcATCACATcttaaggagcacatgaacatccacactagagagaaactgtacgcatgtgatcaatgtgataaaacatttttgtgggcTTCAAACCTGAAGACacacctgagagttcatacaaaggagaaaccacattcatgtcatttgtgtggaaagagtttttcacagTTACAAAGTTTGATAGTACATCAGAAAATACACAATGGTGTGAAAgattacatgtgctttgagtgtgagaagacttttactacagctgGACAATTAAAACGGcaccagaggatccacactggagagaaaccgtatcactgcactaaATGTGGGATCTGTTTCAGACATTCATCTGCTCTACGCAGTCACACAAAAAACACTCACAGcaagtagatcatcttcagatccagcACTTTCAGGTCTGATGCTGCACACAATAATGAATCAAGCAATAAAATATCATCTGGATCAATCAAGAGCCACAACAAAGAAACATCATCTAAAGTTTTCACAGTCAATAaagttcatcttcatcttcaaaacCAGCAGATTTAACTGAGATCATCTCGAAAAAAGaacaatttcaaaaagttttattCTTGTATATGATTTTGCTTCATGATATAAATCATAATGTGTTTTCATATTATGTTCAATTGTCTTCTAATGCATGCGTCAATTgtagttttctatttttaatgaaGGAACGTTGCTTTTTACAAACTGTTCTTGCTCAGGAAGCTGAAGACTGTGCTGTGACACTTTAACCATGTTCTTCTCTGTTTTACTTTAAATGACTATTTATTATTTCACTTATGATATATTTAGGAAAAGCAGATGCAAGATATACTGTTATGCAGCTTTGCTGCTcattgctgcttttttttttttttagtaatgcatTATCATTGTTGATATTGTATTAACTACTTTTGCCTGCtggttgtatttttattttctgaaTACAGTGAAGTTAGTCGTTGAATGGCCCTCACCACAATCCACTGTCCATGCCATAGAAATATATGCTCAATCTATACTGGTGAATTATGAACATGCTTTGTAGGATATTATATAATATGTCTTGTCTAGATGTAGACTTGCCACTTACTAAACTTACTAAACCAGAGTAAGAGTTTGAGCAAATAACTGTTCTCAATAGCTGTATTTCCTCGACCCAATTAAGCTGCTTCTTCTTCTTTGACATTTTATGGCGTCTGGCAAACCAGCTTTAGCTGCATATACTATATGAAAGAATTTAACACTTTGAAGTTGCTTTGACTCAATCTGAATCTTGAAGTTCTTCTGTAAGTTGTAATATTTCGATACCTTACCTTTTAGATTGTATTACAATATGTTCAGCTGTGTAAGAGATGGGTCGTCTTGTGCTTTTGTGCGCTCAACGGAGATGAACAACAATGAGGGAGGGAGCTTCAAAGAATATGTCATCTAGTCTCCTGGGAATGTTAGCCTTGGCCTTCAGATAAGCCTGTTCTTTATATCTTTATTCTGCTATTTTGCTTGGGGTTCAGCATATAACTATCCAGCTTTGTCAATCCTTTTATGCTTTTACTTATTATTGATGATatcattattgattattattatcataatttgatCAGCTGTATTTTACATCAATAAACAGTTGTATTGCTTGATTAGTATGGTGTACGGACCTCTTGTTGATGTGCACCACACTAAACCATGTTGTAATGTTGAAGATGTGTTTTAATCCTGTTGTAAATAATGATtgagcaaagttttttttttttttcactcactaTTTGATCCACCATTTCATTTCCTTCTATTCCTATATGTGCAGGTATCCATACAAAAGAGATTATGGTTTTTGTTTGCATTCTGAACAAACTTTGTACGATGTCTGATAAAATGTCTCGTCTAGTTAAAGATGTAAAACACAGTCTGAACATATGAGGACTTCAGGTATATTATTCAACCCACTGAAGAGCCAATAATAGTGCAGTCATTTCTGTAGCATACACTGATAGATGATATTTagattcttgttttgtttttttatctttaataacCTAAAATCAACTACAGACATTGGGAATAACCACATCACATTTACTTAATCCAATTTAATCCTCATTATTTGCTTTCCATCCAAAACGATTTAGTTTTGACTCTCGTTCCATTAGATTAGATAGGggtggggtttatgacctatactgattCCAGCCTCCTGGAGGCGATCGAGACGCTCTTTCTTCATCTTCAGCGCTCGTGAGGATCACTCGATGTGCGCATGCGCGAGTTAGAGAGCGGAGAAGCGAGAGAGAgacagaatgagagagagagagagttgtccGGTGAGTCCTCTTTTTCTTCTCTATTATTTGCTTTTTGCCGTCCTGCATATATGTTTTGGCGCAATTAGGTTTGAGAGTAGCAGGAATTTCAGCTAAATGTCAGCTTCACGTATGAATAACTTTGTTGTCATTGTATGTATTGCATGCGTATTCAGTTCAGAAAGTGGACTTTACCTTCGTTCATCCGACAAAAACGACCATTGCGTCTAACTTTCCTCCGTTTATAAAGTATGAGTTACTGAGTTGTTTTGGACAAATAATTTCACAAATGAGGAAAGTCCCGTTGTGCAGTACATCTCAGTTAGACACTGCCTTGTTTTCATCGGATTTCCATCATTGTTTTCAACCGAGTGTTTGCTGAATAACTGTTACTGAATGCGGGAAAGAACCCAAATCAAGTTTAGCTGCACATTTTTATACCATTATTTCTCTATTGAGATTTATTTTTGGCTGATCAAATGTGTTACAGTCACTGTTAAAACGTGAAAAAGTTAGTTTTCATTTCGATAATCATGATGGACAATAATTTATTCAAATGATTTTTACAATGTTGTAGTGACAGCTAGTGGCTAGACTGACTTACTGAATGCTACGAGATTTTGGATTGTGCTATAGaacaggggttcccaaacttttcagCTCACGACCCCCAAAATAACCGTGCCAGTGACTCGTGACCCCCACTATCCTCGgaagtgtttaaaaaaatatacaaacttTGCGCGCAACGGCGCACATGGGCCAATAGGCCTATCCAAACATCTGCATGtcaacacaaaagaacacaacggtctaacaactagggctggtccgacggtccgaataccatttttttgagcttcgaagcttcggtgggaggggctgaacatattcttctctctaataaaggcaggaatctctgtatgtctttctgtttgcatttttattatgtcaagaacagttcatccaaacgatttttgctgtggatccaagggagtgcagtgttgtattttggtgcaatatggacacaccacacgttcagaattaataaattgtaatagaacattgctagtTGGATGTGACGCGcatcacgcaggcagagcttatatgatacaaaacacacaggtctgttaagtgcaatactttAAATAAGGCATAGCCTAAaacattttaacaaacaaatcactcccaaatcagaaattagcacagtaattactggcaccgtgaagggtaggctatttaaataaaagaagaacgaaaaaatGGCGCGATGTTTATATATAGcctaaataaattattcatatctaaattatttgtaaataaatatatatatatacattatatataacgtttgtgtatataagcctatataaaatacacagcctatgtatattatgttgaaacccaaaataaatgaggcccaaacattattaacaaacgtgcgtgtttatttgagcacttccgtcagtgaacaatcagcctacaaaatgctaaaataaatcaaataaataaaacatttaaatatgaatagcctaaataagaatgttaaatcagCTAGTTGATTAAACATTTAATAGTCCAATTTTAAGGTCAATCTTTTGTATGGCAATTGCCTACTTGCTGCTGTTACATCAAGTTCACGGTtctctcttttattttttaacgagtttctgaaaattaaatgtttttatttttatttcagagtttATTGATGAAATTGAGGAGAATGGAGAATTGAGTGAAGCTGATGAGAGAAATCATGTCAAAATGAGTCGCTCTCAAACCAAAcacaaagatttaaagaaaagcagAGCCAAGAAATATTTCActtgcactcagtgtggaaagagtttgataAACAAACAAAGTCTTGAttttcacatgagagttcacactggagagaaaccgtacacttgtgatcagtgcgggaagagtttctcacaatcaTCAACTCTTAAGgaccacatgaacatccacactagagagaaactgtacgcatgtgatcaatgtgataaaacatttttgagGGCTTCAAACCTGACAAAGCACTtgagagttcatacaaaggagaagccacattcatgtcatttgtgtggaaagagtttttcattaCTACAACATTTGAAAGGACATCAGAAAATACATACTGGTGTGagagagtacatgtgctttgagtgtgaaaagactttttcTAGAGCTGAACATTTGAAACAGCaccagaggattcacactggagaaaaaccttatatGTGTTCactgttcacactgcgacaagagattcagccATTCTGAAACCCTGAAGActcatgagaggatccacactggagagaaaccgtatcactgcactgaatgtgggaggCGTTTCAGATGTTCATCTGCTCTACGCAGTCACACAAAAAACAATCACAgtaagtagatcatcttcagatctgaTGATGCACACAATAATGAATCAAGCAATAAAATATCATCTGGATCAATCAAGAGCCACGACAAAGAAACATCATCTAAAGTTTTCACAGTCAATAaagttcatcttcatcttcaaaacCAGCAGATTTAACTGAGATCATCTCGAAAAAAGaacaatttcaaaaagttttattCTTGTATATGATTTTGCTTCATGATATAAATCATACTGTGTTTTAATATTATGTTTAATTGTCTTATAATGCATATATGTCATGtgtagttttctttttttaattaaggaACGTTGCTTTTTACAAACTGTTCTTGCTCAGGAAGCTGAAGACTGTGCTGTGACACTTTAACCATTTTCTTCACTGTTTTACTAAAATAAGTTATTTCACTTATATATTTAGGAAAAGCAAATGCAAGATATACTGTCATGCAGCTTTGCTACTCATCCATTTACATTTGCTTTGAGTAATCACTgattgaatgttatttttttagtaatgcaTTATCATTTGTGATATTGTATAAAAAAcattgctttgacacaatc is part of the Garra rufa chromosome 1, GarRuf1.0, whole genome shotgun sequence genome and harbors:
- the LOC141331674 gene encoding uncharacterized protein, which gives rise to MSRSQTKPKDLKGSRAKKSVTCTQCGTSLINKHNLECHMRIHTGEKPFTCDQCGKSFSRSSTLKDHMNIHTREKLHTCNQCDKTFLWASYLKTHLRVHTKEKPHSCHLCGKSFSRLQSLKAHQKIHAGVRDYMCFECEKTFTTASNLRKHQMIHTGEKPYVCSHCDKRFSRSEHLRTHERIHTGEKPYHCTECGKRFTYSSALQFIDENEENGEMSEADDRNRVKMSRSETKHKDLKKSRAKKSVTCTQCGKSLTKHLERHMRIHTGEKPFTCDQCGKSFSRSSHLKEHMNIHTREKLYACDQCDKTFLWASNLKTHLRVHTKEKPHSCHLCGKSFSQLQSLIVHQKIHNGVKDYMCFECEKTFTTAGQLKRHQRIHTGEKPYHCTKCGICFRHSSALRSHTKNTHSK